The proteins below are encoded in one region of Ostrinia nubilalis chromosome 3, ilOstNubi1.1, whole genome shotgun sequence:
- the LOC135087639 gene encoding BRCA2-interacting transcriptional repressor EMSY, protein MWPMLLTMTRDECRRTLRRLELEAYSNMISVFRAQGALEDNRKKLLEDLRAVLHISNDRHSAEARRVSNDELLATIAEQLSGPNTGLAWISEGRRRVPLLPRGIAQTMYTEIADRAAEAAAAENKELSKKLEAEKMVTPISNEEEMPEAEGETAEGTLSSNDTADEMTYPVAMEDQTSKIWETELMSRKRKNPESGTLPDDTSTPVKNMRNIPVNTNQKHLNLSQIYSKFSQPASSKSSGQSKHSYNQVSKVSTSKSSQPHQPRSHKHRSHKQSAKSAQAAMSKSQMKKSQEMPLSPGKQYNPTSMQLEYSGPPNTFQASYAQSVLGKKPDYMDELKPKVLSSPGMVTDSPTMQLLTQPATVPHELGVSDNIHPDDATMLQAQGTPSTKHSISNKPCHLIIKKRGEITPDKKVQMSELKILQKSSDSGIKVLQNRQVVIAPSSAQKALNTPGKLITTKVISSIAKPRTSGTPVLTEKMIVVSKPSEMKGMPSSKIIITSGASTPSRDVPVSTNSISPITTETFTPKGIPATDLKVSAKTVVLNPKSGQKMVVLPAKARTKTVTEGQLPLLHFKGLSGAMKLVPVSSQPATQVSRTPTVTVVSKPTVVSSIPSNAKIVGVEPIKTANLADIVPVKGLAPVTTPKITNPIVRPANTKGNVIVVQKGTPIGKALTFSKNGNDMSKIIMGKNVNQLLQASKSDQVDAAKCAGNVIVLELNNEQSGRPTTMSEILDSRVSTAARVPEDSTKVTEITQDTPVLFETQITDESCNPNSLDSTAESIGGIEPMEDSSIPSLEKEVEKSFGKDVEGKDSSSVTDWEMELDGVSRKGKDDDDKLNSLHLDLGMSSDSENEYMVDRHKSKSKHSSQDSIQRATVSGESNEMYGSASGLTLATRTLLSQLQDDGSSSNDSSFALKAKAAAKSKDADSKVDRSECDALTKAKEKLSEKVAEAKSQQKRIDIYSTAISSSDINLDSFAYLDEGMLAGDDVFCEDKRRRALDDQLCRLLGEDSANSTDSQTVSETMPLSK, encoded by the exons ATGTGGCCCATGCTCTTGACCATGACTCGCGACGAATGTCGCCGTACGCTCCGTAGACTTG aaTTGGAAGCCTACTCGAATATGATCAGTGTGTTCAGAGCACAGGGGGCATTGGAAGACAACAGAAAAAAGTTACTGGAAGATCTACGCGCCGTTTTGCATATAAGCAACGATCGGCACAGTGCTGAGGCACGCCGCGTGTCTAATGACGAATTATTAGCCACAATTGCAGAGCA actaTCAGGTCCCAACACAGGGCTAGCATGGATAAGCGAAGGTCGAAGGAGAGTACCGCTCCTGCCCCGAGGCATCGCTCAGACTATGTACACCGAGATTGCGGATAGAGCCGCGGAAGCAGCGGCTGCGGAGAATAAAGAGCTCTCTAAAAAGCTTGAGGCGGAGAAAATGGTTACACCTATATCCAATGAAGAGGAAATGCCAGAAGCTGAAGGAGAAACTGCCGAGGGAACACTTTCGTCAAATGACACCGCTGATGAAATGACATATCCCGTTGCCATGGAAGACCAGACCAGCAAA ATATGGGAAACGGAACTGATGAGCCGCAAAAGAAAAAACCCAGAAAGTGGTACATTACCAGATGATACCTCTACTCCGGTGAAAAATATGAGAAATATTCCTGTGAACACCAACCAGAAACATCTCAATTTGTCACAGATATACTCCAAGTTCTCACAACCAGCATCAA GTAAATCATCAGGGCAGTCAAAGCATTCATATAACCAAGTGAGCAAAGTGTCAACTAGCAAATCCAGTCAACCCCATCAACCGAGGTCACACAAACACAGATCACACAAACAAAGCGCCAAAAGTGCCCAAGCTGCTATGTCTAAATCTCAAATGAAAAAATCACAAGAAATGCCTTTGTCTCCGGGCAAGCAGTACAACCCTACATCTATGCAGCTTGAGTATTCTGGCCCTCCCAACACGTTCCAGGCTAGCTATGCTCAGTCGGTACTTGGCAAGAAACCTGATTATATGGATGAACTTAAACCTAAAGTGCTCTCCTCGCCCGGCATGGTGACAGATTCCCCTACAATGCAGCTCCTAACCCAACCAGCCACTGTCCCTCACGAGCTCGGCGTCTCAGACAACATCCACCCCGATGACGCGACCATGCTCCAGGCCCAGGGAACCCCCTCCACTAAACACTCGATAAGCAACAAACCCTGCCACCTCATCATCAAGAAGAGAGGCGAAATCACTCCCGACAAAAAAGTACAAATGTCCGAACTTAAAATATTACAGAAATCCAGCGATAGCGGCATCAAAGTACTCCAAAACCGACAAGTAGTTATTGCGCCGAGTTCGGCTCAAAAAGCACTAAACACGCCTGGGAAACTCATCACCACTAAAGTTATCAGTTCGATAGCCAAACCTCGAACTTCGGGCACCCCGGTTTTAACGGAAAAAATGATTGTGGTATCCAAACCGTCGGAAATGAAGGGCATGCCCAGTTCTAAAATCATTATCACGTCGGGCGCGAGTACACCGAGTAGAGACGTTCCGGTTAGTACAAATAGCATATCACCTATAACCACGGAAACATTCACCCCGAAGGGTATTCCCGCCACTGATTTGAAAGTTTCAGCTAAAACTGTCGTTTTGAACCCAAAATCAGGCCAAAAAATGGTCGTGTTGCCGGCGAAAGCTCGGACGAAAACGGTTACCGAAGGACAACTTCCCTTATTACATTTCAAAGGTCTATCGGGAGCCATGAAGTTGGTGCCGGTCAGTTCGCAGCCCGCAACCCAAGTATCTAGGACGCCGACGGTCACCGTGGTTTCAAAACCTACAGTAGTCAGTTCGATTCCTTCAAATGCAAAAATCGTCGGCGTTGAACCGATCAAAACGGCTAACTTAGCCGACATCGTCCCCGTCAAGGGTCTCGCTCCCGTAACAACCCCCAAAATCACGAATCCGATCGTTCGTCCCGCAAACACAAAGGGCAACGTCATCGTCGTTCAAAAGGGAACGCCTATTGGAAAAGCGTTGACGTTTTCGAAAAATGGGAACGACATGTCCAAAATAATAATGGGTAAGAACGTAAATCAGCTCCTACAAGCGTCTAAGTCGGACCAAGTGGATGCGGCGAAATGTGCGGGGAACGTAATAGTGCTCGAACTCAATAACGAACAGTCCGGTCGTCCGACGACCATGTCCGAAATATTGGATAGCAGGGTCAGCACCGCCGCCCGCGTGCCCGAGGACAGCACTAAAGTGACGGAGATCACCCAAGACACTCCTGTACTATTCGAAACCCAAATCACTGACGAAAGTTGCAATCCCAACAGCTTAGACTCCACCGCCGAGAGTATAGGAGGAATCGAACCCATGGAGGATTCGAGCATACCTTCCTTAGAAAAGGAGGTAGAGAAATCATTCGGTAAAGATGTGGAGGGCAAAGACTCCTCGAGTGTCACAGATTGGGAAATGGAGCTGGATGGGGTATCACGAAAGGGGAAGGATGACGACGACAAGCTGAACTCCTTGCATTTGGATCTCGGTATGTCGAGTGACAGCGAAAACGAGTACATGGTGGATAGACACAAGTCGAAGAGCAAGCACTCGTCGCAGGACAGCATACAGCGGGCCACGGTCAGCG GGGAGTCCAACGAGATGTACGGTTCTGCGTCGGGTCTGACGCTGGCGACGCGGACCCTGCTGAGCCAGTTACAGGACGACGGGTCGTCGAGCAACGATTCGTCGTTCGCGCTCAAGGCGAAGGCGGCTGCGAAGTCGAAGGACGCGGACTCAAAGGTCGACCGGTCGGAGTGCGACGCGCTGACGAAGGCTAAAGAGAAGTTATCGGAGAAGGTAGCGGAGGCGAAGTCGCAGCAGAAGCGGATAGACATCTACAGCACGGCGATCAGCTCTTCGGACATCAACCTGGATTCTTTCGCGTACCTGGACGAGGGTATGCTGGCAGGCGACGACGTGTTCTGCGAGGACAAGCGGCGCCGCGCGCTCGACGACCAGCTCTGCCGCCTGTTGGGCGAGGACTCCGCCAACTCCACCGACTCACAAACTGTAAGTGAAACTATGCCTTTAAGCAAATGA
- the LOC135087642 gene encoding uncharacterized protein LOC135087642 isoform X2 yields MLYKKIFSAMKSANKIQKDDQTYMEQFRTLQSYTCDLISCLYGEEAFRSRNNGIVFEKLSPQLVGKLYSLMPDIDTKFSLRNHIAFAPYTYMQLEAIDHADADNKLWFDSVIDQEFPNLSNFLKKAVPEIRS; encoded by the exons ATGCT GTACAAAAAGATCTTCTCGGCCATGAAGTCGGCAAACAAGATACAAAAAGACGACCAAACATACATGGAGCAGTTTCGCACCTTGCAGAGTTACACTTGCGACTTGATCAGTTGTTTGTACGGCGAGGAGGCGTTCAGAAGCCGCAACAACGGCATCGTGTTCGAGAAACTTTCTCCTCAACTAGTCGGAAAATTGTACTCTCTAATGCCAGACATAGATACAAAGTTCAGCCTTCGGAACCACATAGCGTTCGCACCGTACACCTATATGCAGTTGGAAGCCATAGATCACGCAGATGCGGATAATAAGCTATGGTTCGACTCGGTCATAGACCAAGAGTTTCCTAATCTGAGCAATTTCCTAAAGAAGGCGGTGCCCGAGATTCGttcttaa
- the LOC135088135 gene encoding centromere protein I-like — MADVEDIIDYIKSLKKGFDKDLFQSKIDELAYAVETTGLHYDDFHTLFKLWLNLSIPITKWTSLGACLVPPDTVEEKTVDYSFRWILANCENQSSFSRIGFLLDWLTVAMDCECIDMRALDSGYEIFYIMLTYEVLTVHAIKLVYTLTKPIDVTRRRVLELLDYAKKREGKKNMYRQLQVLLGLFKSYKPECVPEDVPAISIHTAFKKVNVALISRFRRVQERRNILSKERHHLMWINPLNSDRGRNKKVEPLVPNMEFINVGAQQYSDKEPQKTYLDFSDPVSLLQYSLHHPMSRPARLRALLCNETGLTLLAVASDADHAFLTHDLHHLLTNSLLCNETGLTLLAVASDADHAFLTHNLHHLLTNCFLDVSPHSAVEKRDLLRRLVLLQNTLLQAVPIVTRFLAQYLPLWNEIDFYAEILDLVQWVSVDSPDQVRGIVEPLTRVYHRSQPLEQCAILRSLTNMYTNMLYGSTKRRQHFKSPQPYYTYALSYVASSISRLSSLAVQTDPGEQHPISLPRPCLFTD; from the exons ATGGCGGATGTTGAAGATATTATTGACTACATAAAGTCATTGAAGAAAGGTTTCGATAAAGATTTGTTTCAATCTAAGATAGATGAATTGGCGTATGCAGTTGAAACCACTGGACTGCATTACgatgattttcatactttatTCAAGCTTTGGTTGAACCTATCTATAc CCATCACAAAATGGACAAGTTTGGGAGCGTGCTTGGTGCCCCCGGATACTGTAGAAGAAAAAACAGTGGATTATTCTTTTCGTTGGATCCTTGCTAATTGTGAAAATCAATCAAGTTTTTCTAGAATAGGTTTTCTACTAGATTGGCTGACTG TGGCAATGGACTGTGAATGCATTGATATGAGAGCTTTGGACTCGggatatgaaatattttatatcatgttGACTTATGAAGTCTTG ACGGTTCATGCAATTAAACTTGTTTACACATTGACCAAACCAATTGATGTGACCAGAAGAAGGGTGCTAGAGTTACTTGACTATGCCAAGAAAAGGGAGGGCAAAAag AACATGTATCGCCAGCTACAGGTTTTGCTGGGTTTGTTCAAGTCGTACAAACCTGAGTGTGTGCCCGAGGATGTTCCTGCCATATCCATACACACAGCCTTCAAGAAAGTGAATGTAGCTTTGATCTCCAGATTCAGGAGAGTCCAG GAGCGCAGAAACATTTTGAGTAAAGAAAGGCACCATTTAATGTGGATCAACCCATTGAATTct GATCGTGGCAGAAATAAGAAAGTTGAGCCACTTGTGCCAAACATGGAGTTCATCAACGTTGGGGCTCAACAATATTCAGACAAAGAACCACAAAAGACCTACCTTGATTTCTCAGA CCCAGTGTCGCTACTGCAGTACAGTCTCCACCACCCAATGTCCCGGCCGGCGCGGCTTCGAGCGCTACTGTGTAACGAGACGGGGCTCACTCTACTGGCAGTGGCCTCCGATGCTGACCACGCCTTCCTGACGCACGACCTGCATCACTTGCTGACCAACT CGCTGCTGTGTAACGAGACGGGGCTCACCCTACTGGCAGTGGCCTCCGATGCTGACCACGCCTTCCTGACGCACAACCTGCATCACTTGCTGACCAACT GTTTCCTAGACGTGTCACCTCACAGTGCAGTAGAGAAGCGCGACCTCTTAAGGCGGTTAGTCTTGCTCCAGAACACATTACTGCAAGCCGTGCCCATCGTCACGAGGTTCTTAGCGCAGTACCTACCGCTGTGGAATGAGATCGACTTCTATGCTGAG ATACTGGATTTAGTGCAGTGGGTGAGCGTGGACAGCCCCGACCAAGTACGGGGTATAGTGGAGCCCCTCACGCGGGTGTACCACCGCTCGCAGCCGCTGGAGCAGTGCGCCATACTCAGGAGCTTGACCAATATGTACACGAATATG CTATACGGGAGCACAAAGCGTCGCCAGCACTTCAAAAGCCCACAGCCGTACTACACGTACGCGTTGTCGTACGTCGCCTCCAGCATCAGTCGCTTGAGCAGCTTAGCGGTGCAGACCGATCCTG GCGAGCAGCACCCCATCTCATTACCCCGTCCCTGTTTGTTCACGGACTAA